From a region of the Ardenticatena maritima genome:
- a CDS encoding HAMP domain-containing sensor histidine kinase: MNPFRHLRTFWLAGSVRRKLVLGFVGVAFCSLLLSTGIIFVALQRYLVATAVDNLDESARIRAQTVGDLLAKQADLLQALSTNPTIQAAAERANQPIHAPAVQETALQELYTFRNQFPDMLDIALLDAKGRFVIGTTAFLENQPIQTWWPLVYNNGRGALLMRNTDTPTTLLIVVPIYGRRQALVNGALAAHVDMSVLVETRAFAPVPHSKMGLWQPSGRFIVAEPQGFVPLNIPATAEHTLLRAFRQNGDGTGVQIGGTTYLVAAEPVGTYDPSSRQAIASLGWVVFFLQERNAALAPVWRIFVTLPLASILGFLVALTAGVWLSQQVAARVRAIQQTALAIAHDNDLSKRVPVYGQDELSALAHAFNQMTERLQRLVMLNRKVLDMTGHLGQTLDESQLVREAIALIHRELDAEWVGFYRLLDTGQVDLMASTTPPDTSHHAPHTQASWRFLHVHRAISQRKAFWIDVNQQHILFLPVVTQEGIQGALEIRSNQLDETMRAAYASLLKSLADRLSISLEHASLYHRQHLLAQRLAEADQMKSQFIANMSHELRTPLNSIIGFAQVLLRGIDGPLPPRQREDVELIYRSGQHLLTLINDIIDLSRISAGKFKLDLGEVDIKKEIEFTLEMVKPHVAHKNVTCRAIYFGEPPHVYGDTLRIRQILLNLLSNAAKFTEEGHIHVITDLVEENQRTFVRIRVEDTGIGIPAEHLPKLFEAFYMVDASDTRKVGGSGLGLSIVKHLVEMHGGRIEVESTVGVGSTFTFTLPVWRWAQSTPAADQAETDNETVADEAQPTAQA, from the coding sequence ATGAACCCGTTTCGTCATCTGCGCACGTTCTGGCTCGCCGGCAGTGTGCGCCGCAAACTTGTTCTCGGCTTTGTGGGCGTTGCTTTCTGCTCGCTCTTGCTTTCCACAGGCATCATTTTCGTGGCTTTGCAACGCTACCTGGTGGCGACGGCGGTGGACAATCTCGATGAGTCGGCGCGAATTCGGGCGCAAACCGTGGGGGATTTGCTCGCCAAGCAAGCCGACCTGTTGCAGGCGTTGAGCACCAACCCAACTATCCAGGCCGCCGCCGAACGCGCCAACCAGCCTATCCACGCGCCCGCGGTGCAAGAAACCGCGTTGCAGGAACTCTACACCTTCCGCAACCAATTCCCCGACATGCTCGACATCGCCCTGCTCGACGCCAAGGGGCGCTTCGTCATCGGGACAACCGCTTTCCTGGAAAACCAGCCCATCCAGACGTGGTGGCCGCTTGTGTACAACAACGGGCGCGGTGCGCTCCTCATGCGCAACACCGATACGCCCACCACACTGCTCATCGTCGTCCCCATCTATGGGCGGCGGCAAGCACTGGTCAACGGTGCACTTGCCGCCCACGTGGACATGAGCGTGCTGGTGGAAACCCGCGCATTTGCCCCCGTACCGCACAGCAAAATGGGGCTGTGGCAACCTTCCGGGCGCTTCATCGTCGCCGAGCCCCAAGGCTTCGTGCCCCTGAACATCCCCGCCACCGCCGAGCACACTTTGCTGCGCGCCTTCCGCCAAAACGGGGATGGAACGGGCGTCCAGATAGGGGGCACCACCTACCTTGTCGCCGCGGAGCCTGTGGGCACCTACGACCCAAGTTCGCGCCAGGCGATTGCCTCGTTAGGGTGGGTTGTCTTTTTCCTGCAAGAACGCAATGCCGCTCTCGCCCCCGTCTGGCGGATATTTGTCACCTTGCCGCTTGCCTCCATCCTGGGCTTTCTGGTCGCGCTCACTGCCGGGGTATGGCTTTCACAGCAAGTCGCCGCCCGTGTGCGCGCCATTCAGCAAACTGCGCTTGCCATCGCCCACGACAACGATTTGAGCAAGCGCGTCCCCGTATACGGACAAGACGAACTGAGCGCCCTGGCGCACGCCTTCAACCAAATGACCGAACGCCTGCAACGGCTCGTCATGTTGAACCGCAAAGTCCTGGACATGACGGGGCATTTGGGGCAAACGCTCGACGAAAGCCAACTCGTGCGTGAAGCCATCGCCCTCATTCACCGCGAACTCGACGCCGAATGGGTAGGCTTCTACCGCCTGCTCGACACGGGGCAGGTTGACTTGATGGCAAGCACCACCCCGCCCGACACATCCCACCACGCCCCCCATACCCAAGCCTCATGGCGGTTTCTACATGTGCATCGCGCCATAAGCCAGCGCAAAGCCTTTTGGATTGACGTCAATCAGCAACACATTCTCTTTTTGCCGGTCGTGACGCAAGAAGGTATCCAGGGCGCACTGGAAATCCGCAGCAACCAGCTGGATGAAACCATGCGCGCCGCCTACGCCAGCCTGCTCAAATCACTCGCCGACCGCCTCAGTATCTCGCTTGAACATGCCAGCCTCTACCACCGGCAACACCTGTTGGCACAACGCCTTGCCGAAGCCGACCAGATGAAATCGCAATTTATCGCCAACATGAGCCACGAACTGCGCACCCCGCTCAACTCGATTATCGGGTTTGCGCAAGTGCTTTTGCGCGGCATTGATGGACCGCTCCCCCCCCGCCAGCGCGAAGACGTGGAGCTCATTTACCGGTCTGGGCAGCACTTACTGACGCTCATCAACGACATTATTGACCTCTCGCGCATCAGCGCGGGCAAATTCAAGCTCGACCTGGGCGAAGTGGATATCAAGAAAGAAATCGAGTTCACGCTTGAAATGGTGAAGCCCCACGTGGCGCACAAGAACGTGACGTGCCGCGCCATCTACTTTGGCGAACCGCCGCATGTCTATGGGGATACGCTGCGCATTCGCCAAATCCTGCTGAACCTGCTTTCCAACGCCGCCAAATTTACCGAAGAAGGGCATATCCACGTCATCACCGACCTGGTGGAAGAAAACCAACGCACCTTTGTGCGCATTCGTGTCGAAGATACGGGGATTGGTATCCCCGCAGAACATCTCCCCAAATTGTTCGAGGCGTTCTACATGGTGGACGCTTCCGACACGCGCAAGGTCGGGGGCAGTGGTTTGGGGCTGAGCATTGTCAAGCATCTGGTGGAAATGCACGGCGGGCGCATCGAAGTTGAAAGCACAGTGGGCGTCGGTTCCACATTCACGTTTACGCTGCCCGTCTGGCGCTGGGCGCAAAGCACCCCCGCCGCCGACCAGGCGGAAACGGACAACGAGACCGTCGCCGATGAAGCCCAACCCACTGCACAGGCGTAA
- a CDS encoding DNA double-strand break repair nuclease NurA: MPINFQGLSQHIQSLAKELRTDLPDRRAILDEAIALFNSLDEDTIEAARDAQSTTQRLPWLVARPLTYPLDAKTAAPPPPHHFIVAAADGSNMPPDRHTSIQFYVINTGMVWLEYGGTAQCELETETTLYYQTEDLYLDGEARQYPVEGSRLSARMAIAELHALRRAVEEARHRIPDTPIVALLDGTLILWTIQTEPDQVRKPLLEEYLQVLDWFAEQHIPVASYISDSGSYELTNLLRIAICARQTTCCRPPTPPATEGPLALCRSLERIRDAALMRRHLSPGERSILFASESQILKHYREHEVRFFYMHTGEEIARVEIPDWVAQDPDLLALTHAALWDQCRRSGSQPPYPPALHEAHECAVLSTQDRQNILNLIEEELARYQISIQWSAKSMHKRLRGV, from the coding sequence ATGCCCATCAATTTCCAAGGTCTCTCGCAACACATTCAGAGCCTGGCAAAAGAATTGCGCACAGACCTACCCGACCGACGCGCCATTCTGGATGAAGCCATCGCGCTCTTCAACAGCCTGGACGAAGACACCATTGAAGCCGCGCGCGACGCCCAATCCACCACCCAGCGCTTGCCCTGGCTGGTGGCGCGCCCGCTCACCTACCCACTCGACGCCAAAACAGCCGCCCCACCCCCGCCCCATCACTTCATCGTCGCCGCCGCCGACGGCTCCAACATGCCCCCCGACCGCCACACTTCCATCCAATTTTATGTCATCAACACGGGCATGGTCTGGCTGGAATACGGCGGCACGGCGCAATGCGAACTCGAAACCGAGACGACGCTCTACTACCAGACCGAAGACCTCTATCTGGACGGCGAGGCGCGCCAATACCCCGTGGAAGGCAGTCGCCTGAGCGCCCGCATGGCGATCGCCGAACTGCACGCCTTGCGCCGCGCCGTCGAAGAGGCGCGGCACCGCATTCCCGATACGCCCATCGTCGCCCTGCTGGACGGCACGCTGATTTTGTGGACCATCCAAACCGAGCCCGACCAGGTGCGCAAACCGCTCCTGGAAGAGTACTTGCAGGTGCTGGATTGGTTCGCCGAGCAGCACATCCCCGTCGCCAGCTACATCAGCGACTCCGGCAGTTATGAGCTGACCAACCTGCTCCGCATCGCCATTTGCGCCCGCCAGACAACCTGTTGCCGTCCGCCCACACCGCCCGCAACCGAGGGTCCCCTCGCCCTTTGCCGCAGTCTGGAACGCATCCGCGACGCGGCGCTCATGCGCCGCCATCTCTCGCCCGGCGAACGCTCGATCCTCTTCGCCAGCGAATCGCAAATTTTGAAGCACTATCGGGAGCATGAAGTGCGCTTCTTCTACATGCACACGGGAGAAGAAATCGCCCGCGTTGAAATTCCCGACTGGGTTGCGCAAGACCCCGACCTGCTCGCGCTGACACATGCCGCGCTCTGGGACCAATGCCGCCGTTCAGGCTCGCAACCACCCTACCCGCCCGCCCTGCACGAAGCGCATGAGTGCGCCGTCCTCAGCACGCAGGACCGCCAAAACATTCTGAATCTGATTGAAGAAGAGTTGGCGCGCTATCAGATTTCCATACAATGGAGCGCCAAATCCATGCACAAACGTTTGCGGGGGGTATAA
- a CDS encoding polysaccharide deacetylase family protein, producing MAKHAGWIALLGILLTLAACGHALADISTPTATRTPSPTLTVSPSPTGTPTPSATPTRSPTPSPTPTTTATPTPAPLAFDVAGITTAPNCGVTMIRGVIRDQTRLLNGIRVHVWWEGSDGVLSLPSGEDPTKPDGYWDVVLDGYAKAGRWFVAVVHPQTGEHISPVLTVETDAEPCEPDSGGRQVIDVDFLLVNGQGGRPGPTLTPTATATPTPTPTPWPTPDGQPRTVRVPILMYHYISTPPPGSNAIRRDLSVPPERFREHLAYLKSQGYQTITLHDLVYALTRGTPLPPKPIILTFDDGYEDNYTNAFPILQEFGYVGTFFIVTNNPDTGRPGYMTWDQLREMHAAGMEIGSHARDHVDLRGKDDDYLIWQILGSSEAIANQLGFRPEAFAYPSGRYNQHIIDLVRSAHYWAAVTTEGGMTHSTDTLLTLHRIRVRGHWSAVGLANALAYWEQNDR from the coding sequence ATGGCAAAACATGCTGGGTGGATAGCGCTCCTTGGCATACTCCTGACGTTGGCGGCGTGCGGTCATGCGTTAGCCGACATTTCAACACCCACGGCGACACGCACCCCGTCGCCGACGCTGACCGTGTCCCCATCCCCAACAGGAACGCCAACGCCGTCGGCGACGCCCACCCGTTCCCCCACCCCCTCACCAACGCCGACGACAACCGCCACCCCGACACCCGCACCGCTGGCGTTCGACGTTGCCGGCATCACCACCGCCCCCAACTGCGGCGTGACGATGATTCGGGGCGTCATTCGCGACCAGACGCGCCTGCTCAACGGCATTCGCGTGCATGTCTGGTGGGAAGGGAGCGACGGCGTGCTTTCACTCCCCTCAGGGGAAGACCCCACCAAGCCGGACGGGTATTGGGACGTTGTACTTGATGGCTACGCGAAAGCGGGGCGCTGGTTCGTCGCCGTTGTGCATCCCCAAACGGGGGAACACATCTCGCCCGTGCTCACCGTCGAGACCGACGCCGAACCATGCGAACCGGACAGCGGCGGGCGGCAAGTGATTGACGTGGACTTCCTGCTGGTGAATGGGCAAGGCGGCCGCCCCGGTCCCACGCTGACGCCCACCGCCACCGCTACACCGACGCCAACGCCCACCCCCTGGCCAACACCGGATGGGCAACCGCGCACCGTGCGCGTGCCCATCCTCATGTACCACTACATCAGCACACCCCCGCCCGGCTCGAACGCCATTCGCCGCGATTTGAGCGTTCCACCGGAGCGGTTTCGCGAACACCTCGCCTACCTGAAATCGCAGGGCTACCAAACCATCACCCTGCACGACCTGGTCTACGCCCTTACGCGCGGCACCCCCCTGCCGCCCAAGCCCATCATCCTGACTTTTGATGACGGCTACGAAGACAACTACACCAACGCCTTCCCCATCCTGCAAGAATTTGGCTACGTGGGCACATTTTTCATCGTCACCAACAACCCCGACACCGGACGCCCCGGCTACATGACATGGGACCAACTGCGCGAAATGCACGCCGCCGGCATGGAAATCGGCTCACACGCCCGCGACCACGTGGATTTGCGCGGCAAAGATGATGACTACTTGATTTGGCAAATTCTCGGTTCAAGCGAAGCTATTGCCAACCAACTTGGGTTCAGGCCCGAAGCCTTTGCCTACCCAAGTGGGCGCTACAACCAACACATCATTGACCTTGTTCGGTCGGCGCACTATTGGGCGGCTGTCACCACCGAAGGTGGCATGACCCATTCCACAGACACATTGTTGACCTTACACCGTATCCGCGTGCGAGGGCATTGGAGCGCGGTCGGGCTTGCCAACGCCCTTGCCTACTGGGAACAAAACGATCGCTAA
- a CDS encoding 6-phosphofructokinase, giving the protein MTHSTTPFRVGVLTSGGDAPGMNAAVRAVVRTTIACGGESWAIYEGYKGLVEGGRFFKQFSWYDVGGILHKGGTIIGTARSAEFRTREGRRQAVLNLIQHEIYNLVVIGGDGSLTGAHVLWQEWPELVAELVEAGALEGPAERYPRLRIAGLIGSIDNDMFGSDMTIGADTALHRIVDAIDAITSTAASHQRSFVVEVMGRNCGYLALMGALASGADWVLIPESPPNVENWEDKMCDVLRRGRAIGRRDSIVVVAEGARDRNGNPITSEYVRQVIEERLQEEVRTTILGHVQRGGSPSAFDRNLGTILGYHAVNHLRTLTSDEEPVVVGLRGNRVSFTPLSEALEKTRAVYEAIKAQEYDRAMELRGPSFKEAFRIVRTLVRSLPHPPPPGQTPLRIAILNAGGPAPGMNTAARAAVRIALDKGHQVVGVRNGFQGLIDGDFREMEWMSVNGWAPMGGAELGTSRKIPEGGELYAIARNIERHRIDAILVIGGFAGYQAAYKLYSARPNYPALNIPIVCLPATIDNDLPGSELSIGADTALNNIVENVDKIKQSGVATNRVFVVEVMGRHCGYLALMSGLATGAERVYLPEEGVKLADLQRDLEDLRTGFLSGKRIGLLIRNEFANPIYTTQFMCALFEEEGGDLFDVRQAILGHIQQGGDPKPFDRVQAARLAARCIEFLIEQAAKHIPAAAFIGLTGGHVQFHDMADFERMIDREHERPREQWWLMLRPIADIMAQPDPKLVRQS; this is encoded by the coding sequence ATGACTCACTCGACGACTCCCTTCCGTGTTGGTGTCCTTACCAGCGGTGGCGACGCCCCCGGCATGAACGCCGCCGTGCGTGCCGTTGTTCGCACCACGATTGCCTGCGGTGGCGAATCGTGGGCGATTTATGAAGGGTACAAAGGGCTTGTCGAAGGCGGACGGTTCTTCAAACAATTCTCCTGGTACGACGTGGGCGGCATCCTGCACAAGGGCGGCACCATCATCGGCACAGCCCGCAGCGCCGAGTTTCGCACCCGTGAAGGACGCCGCCAGGCCGTTCTCAACCTCATCCAGCATGAGATTTACAACCTGGTGGTGATTGGCGGGGACGGCAGCCTGACGGGCGCACATGTCTTGTGGCAAGAATGGCCGGAACTCGTCGCCGAATTGGTCGAAGCCGGCGCGCTTGAAGGTCCCGCGGAACGCTACCCGCGCCTGCGCATCGCCGGCTTGATTGGCTCGATTGACAACGACATGTTTGGCAGTGATATGACCATCGGTGCGGACACAGCCCTGCACCGCATCGTGGACGCGATTGACGCCATCACCAGCACCGCCGCCAGCCACCAGCGTTCGTTTGTGGTGGAAGTCATGGGGCGCAACTGCGGCTACCTCGCCCTCATGGGCGCGCTCGCCAGCGGGGCGGACTGGGTGCTCATTCCCGAAAGCCCGCCCAACGTCGAAAATTGGGAAGACAAAATGTGCGACGTCTTGCGGCGTGGGCGCGCCATTGGTCGCCGCGACAGCATTGTCGTTGTCGCCGAAGGCGCACGCGACCGCAACGGCAACCCCATCACCAGCGAATACGTGCGCCAGGTCATCGAAGAACGCTTGCAAGAAGAAGTGCGCACCACGATTTTGGGACACGTCCAGCGTGGTGGGTCGCCCAGTGCTTTCGACCGCAACCTCGGCACTATTCTCGGCTACCACGCCGTCAACCATCTGCGCACCCTGACTAGCGATGAAGAGCCGGTTGTCGTCGGCTTGCGTGGCAACCGTGTCTCGTTCACCCCGTTGAGCGAAGCCCTCGAAAAAACGCGCGCCGTCTATGAAGCCATCAAAGCCCAGGAGTATGATCGCGCCATGGAACTGCGCGGTCCCAGTTTCAAAGAAGCCTTCCGCATTGTACGCACACTCGTGCGGTCGTTGCCCCACCCGCCACCGCCCGGTCAAACCCCGCTGCGCATCGCCATCCTCAACGCCGGCGGGCCCGCCCCCGGCATGAACACCGCCGCGCGCGCGGCTGTCCGCATCGCTCTGGACAAGGGGCATCAAGTTGTTGGGGTGCGCAACGGCTTTCAAGGGCTGATTGACGGCGACTTCCGCGAAATGGAGTGGATGAGCGTCAACGGCTGGGCGCCCATGGGCGGCGCTGAACTGGGCACAAGCCGCAAAATCCCCGAAGGCGGCGAACTCTACGCCATCGCCCGCAACATCGAACGCCACCGCATTGACGCCATTCTCGTTATTGGGGGCTTCGCCGGCTACCAAGCCGCCTACAAACTCTATTCGGCACGCCCCAACTACCCGGCGCTCAACATTCCCATCGTCTGCCTGCCCGCCACCATTGACAACGACCTACCCGGCTCCGAATTGAGCATCGGCGCGGATACCGCGCTCAACAACATCGTGGAAAACGTGGACAAAATCAAGCAATCGGGCGTGGCGACAAACCGCGTGTTTGTGGTGGAAGTCATGGGACGCCACTGCGGCTACCTGGCGCTCATGAGTGGGTTGGCGACAGGAGCGGAGCGGGTCTATCTGCCCGAAGAGGGCGTCAAACTGGCCGACTTGCAACGCGACCTGGAAGACCTGCGCACCGGCTTCCTCAGCGGCAAGCGCATCGGCCTGCTCATTCGGAATGAGTTTGCCAACCCGATTTACACCACCCAATTCATGTGTGCGCTGTTTGAGGAAGAAGGGGGCGACCTGTTTGACGTGCGTCAGGCGATTTTGGGGCACATTCAGCAAGGCGGCGACCCCAAGCCGTTCGACCGTGTGCAAGCCGCCCGCCTGGCCGCCCGCTGTATTGAGTTTCTCATCGAACAAGCCGCAAAACATATCCCCGCCGCGGCGTTCATCGGGCTGACCGGCGGCCACGTCCAATTCCACGACATGGCGGACTTCGAGCGCATGATTGACCGCGAACACGAACGCCCGCGCGAGCAATGGTGGCTCATGTTGCGCCCCATCGCGGACATCATGGCGCAACCCGACCCGAAGTTGGTTCGCCAGTCGTAA